In the Oncorhynchus gorbuscha isolate QuinsamMale2020 ecotype Even-year linkage group LG05, OgorEven_v1.0, whole genome shotgun sequence genome, one interval contains:
- the LOC124035449 gene encoding regulator of G-protein signaling 9-binding protein-like gives MGGTDECKTMLDALNKVTACYRHLVIALGSTSDSQNLREELKKTRKKAQELAVANRNKLTELLKDKTTSKDDRAEYERLWVLFTSSMELLEVDMKRSLEIGQEFPLKVPTRHLIQTGMTGSTTTVAARAMSVQNMKYDADSNIDTADLKELQAEITQVGQMMEEMEMKVQVAPWAVEAKQEAGAELKSTLSVGNSSVGVISICEEEPKDEIDEGVTITE, from the coding sequence ATGGGGGGCACAGATGAGTGTAAAACCATGCTGGATGCTCTGAACAAAGTCACAGCGTGCTACAGGCACCTGGTCATCGCGCTGGGCAGCACATCGGACTCTCAGAACCTGCGCGAGGAACTCAAGAAGACCCGGAAGAAAGCCCAGGAGCTCGCTGTGGCCAACCGGAATAAACTAACCGAGTTGCTCAAAGACAAGACCACCAGCAAGGACGACCGGGCTGAGTATGAGAGGCTATGGGTGCTGTTCACCAGCAGCATGGAGCTactggaagtggacatgaagcgGAGCTTGGAGATAGGGCAGGAGTTCCCCCTCAAGGTGCCCACCAGACACCTCATCCAGACGGGCATGACCGGCAGCACCACCACGGTGGCCGCCAGGGCCATGTCTGTGCAGAACATGAAGTACGACGCGGACAGCAACATCGACACTGCCGACCTGAAGGAGCTCCAGGCTGAGATCACCCAGGTGGGCCagatgatggaggagatggagatgaaGGTGCAGGTGGCTCCGTGGGCCGTGGAGGCCAAGCAGGAGGCCGGCGCCGAGCTCAAATCCACCCTGAGCGTCGGGAACTCCTCCGTGGGCGTCATTTCCATCTGTGAAGAGGAGCCCAAGGACGAGATAGATGAAGGGGTGACAATAACGGAATGA